A section of the Bradyrhizobium oligotrophicum S58 genome encodes:
- a CDS encoding FitA-like ribbon-helix-helix domain-containing protein: protein MPAVTIRNLSDETHRALKARAAQHNRSTEAEIRAILEAAVQPEGRVRLGTALADMSRNIGLTNADVEALEQHRTSKPAEPLRFK from the coding sequence ATGCCGGCGGTGACCATTCGCAACCTGTCCGACGAGACGCATCGAGCCTTGAAAGCGCGGGCGGCTCAGCACAATCGCAGCACAGAGGCGGAAATTCGCGCCATCCTCGAAGCCGCTGTCCAACCCGAGGGACGTGTGCGTCTCGGCACCGCATTGGCTGACATGAGCCGGAACATCGGACTCACCAATGCCGATGTCGAAGCCCTCGAACAGCATCGCACGAGCAAGCCCGCGGAACCGTTGCGCTTCAAATGA
- the gyrB gene encoding DNA topoisomerase (ATP-hydrolyzing) subunit B, producing the protein MTEPARQTIADNEPAPANEYGAESIRVLKGLDAVRKRPGMYIGDTDDGSGLHHMVYEVVDNAIDEALAGHATAVEVMLNPDNSVTVRDDGRGIPVDIHKGEGVSAAEVIMTQLHAGGKFDQNSYKVSGGLHGVGVSVVNALSSKLQLRVWRDDKEHLIEFAHGDAVAPLKVVGEAQGKRGTEVTFLASPDTFKNIEYDYATLEHRLRELAFLNSGVNIVLSDMRHAVEKREEMRYDGGVEEFVKYLDRNKKAIVPAPIMVRAEANGITVEAALWWNDSYHENVLCFTNNIPQRDGGTHLAGFRGALTRQVNGYAESHAKKEKIALTGDDCREGLTAVLSVKVPDPKFSSQTKDKLVSSEVRPVVENVLNEALAAWFEEHPGEAKTIVGKVIQAAAAREAARKARELTRKSPLSVSSLPGKLADCQEKDPAKSELFIVEGDSAGGSAKQGRNREFQAVLPLRGKILNVERVRPDKMLSSEQIGTLITALGTGISDEFAIDKLRYHKIIVMTDADVDGAHIRTLLLTFFYRQMREIIDRGHLYIAQPPLYKVTRGKSEQYLKDERALEDYLIGTGLDDCVFKSAEGEERKGRDLLGLVEEARIVRNVLRNLHSRYDRKVIEQAAIAGVLRPEITRDIATADAAAEYIAKRLDVLADEVERGWVGHFVEGQGFTFERTVRGVKDVAVLDDALLASADARKLDDYAARLQEAYAKPGVLRRGEVPTVIHGPIDLFEAVTDAGRKGIAMQRYKGLGEMNPQQLWETTLDTDARTLLQVRIKEVDEADDIFTKLMGDVVEPRREFIQDNSLSANVDV; encoded by the coding sequence ATGACCGAACCCGCCCGGCAAACCATCGCCGACAACGAGCCTGCCCCCGCGAACGAATACGGCGCAGAATCGATCCGGGTGTTGAAGGGCCTAGATGCCGTGCGCAAGCGCCCGGGCATGTATATCGGCGACACCGACGACGGCTCCGGCCTGCACCACATGGTCTACGAAGTCGTCGACAACGCGATCGACGAGGCGCTCGCCGGTCACGCCACGGCGGTCGAGGTGATGCTCAATCCGGACAACTCTGTCACCGTGCGCGACGACGGCCGCGGCATCCCGGTCGACATCCACAAGGGCGAAGGCGTGTCCGCAGCCGAGGTCATCATGACCCAGCTGCACGCCGGCGGAAAGTTCGACCAGAACTCCTACAAGGTTTCGGGCGGCCTGCACGGCGTCGGCGTCTCCGTCGTCAACGCGCTGTCGAGCAAGCTGCAGCTGCGCGTCTGGCGCGACGACAAGGAGCATCTCATCGAGTTCGCCCATGGCGACGCGGTGGCACCGCTGAAGGTCGTCGGCGAGGCCCAGGGCAAGCGCGGCACCGAGGTGACGTTCCTCGCCTCCCCGGACACCTTCAAGAACATCGAATATGACTATGCCACGCTCGAGCATCGGCTGCGCGAGCTCGCCTTCCTCAATTCCGGCGTCAACATCGTGCTGTCGGACATGCGTCACGCGGTCGAGAAACGCGAGGAGATGCGTTACGACGGCGGCGTCGAGGAGTTCGTCAAATATCTCGACCGCAACAAGAAGGCGATCGTGCCCGCGCCGATCATGGTGCGCGCGGAGGCCAACGGCATCACCGTCGAGGCGGCGCTGTGGTGGAACGACAGCTATCATGAGAACGTGCTGTGCTTCACCAACAACATTCCGCAGCGTGACGGCGGCACCCATCTCGCCGGCTTCCGCGGCGCGCTGACGCGCCAGGTCAACGGCTATGCCGAGTCGCACGCCAAGAAGGAAAAGATCGCACTGACCGGCGACGACTGCCGCGAGGGTCTCACCGCGGTTCTTTCCGTGAAGGTGCCGGATCCGAAGTTCTCGTCCCAGACCAAGGACAAGCTGGTGTCCTCGGAAGTGCGCCCCGTGGTCGAGAACGTGCTGAACGAGGCGCTCGCCGCCTGGTTCGAGGAGCACCCGGGCGAGGCCAAGACCATCGTCGGCAAGGTGATCCAGGCCGCGGCCGCGCGCGAGGCCGCGCGCAAGGCGCGTGAGCTGACCCGCAAGAGCCCGCTCAGCGTCTCGTCGCTGCCGGGCAAGCTCGCCGACTGCCAGGAAAAGGATCCGGCCAAGTCCGAATTGTTCATCGTCGAGGGTGACTCCGCAGGCGGCAGCGCCAAGCAGGGCCGCAACCGCGAGTTCCAGGCGGTGCTGCCGCTGCGCGGCAAGATCCTCAATGTCGAGCGCGTGCGCCCGGACAAGATGCTGTCGAGCGAGCAGATCGGCACCCTGATCACCGCGCTCGGCACCGGCATCAGCGACGAATTCGCGATCGACAAGCTGCGCTATCACAAGATCATCGTGATGACCGACGCCGACGTCGACGGCGCCCACATCCGCACCCTGCTGCTGACGTTCTTCTACCGCCAGATGCGCGAGATCATCGACCGCGGCCATCTCTACATCGCGCAGCCGCCGCTCTACAAAGTCACGCGTGGCAAGTCCGAGCAGTACCTGAAGGACGAGCGCGCGCTGGAGGACTATCTGATCGGCACCGGGCTCGACGACTGCGTGTTCAAGAGCGCCGAGGGCGAGGAGCGCAAGGGCCGCGACCTGCTCGGACTGGTCGAGGAGGCCCGCATCGTCCGCAACGTGCTGCGCAATCTGCACAGCCGCTACGACCGCAAGGTGATCGAGCAGGCCGCGATTGCGGGCGTGCTGCGGCCGGAGATCACCCGTGACATCGCGACCGCGGACGCCGCGGCCGAATATATTGCCAAGCGGCTCGACGTGCTGGCGGACGAGGTCGAGCGCGGCTGGGTCGGTCATTTCGTCGAGGGCCAGGGCTTCACCTTCGAGCGCACCGTGCGCGGCGTGAAGGACGTGGCCGTGCTCGACGACGCGCTGCTCGCCTCGGCCGACGCCCGCAAGCTCGACGACTATGCGGCGCGCCTGCAGGAGGCCTATGCCAAGCCCGGCGTCCTGCGCCGGGGCGAGGTCCCGACTGTCATTCACGGCCCGATCGACCTGTTCGAGGCGGTGACCGATGCCGGCCGCAAGGGCATCGCGATGCAGCGCTACAAAGGTCTCGGCGAGATGAACCCGCAGCAGCTCTGGGAGACCACGCTCGACACCGACGCGCGTACGCTTCTCCAGGTGAGGATCAAGGAGGTCGACGAGGCCGACGACATCTTCACCAAGCTGATGGGCGACGTCGTCGAGCCGCGCCGCGAATTCATCCAGGACAACTCGCTGTCGGCCAACGTGGACGTGTAG
- a CDS encoding type II toxin-antitoxin system VapC family toxin, translating into MILLDTNVVSESMKPEPSPQVKAWLDQQIAETLYLSSVTIAELMFGIGALPSGRRKDRLTSALNGVLELFGTRILSFDTSSARHYAELAVKARAAGKGFPTPGGYIAAIAASHRFTVASRDRSAFTAAGLAVVDPWTVAS; encoded by the coding sequence ATGATCCTGCTCGACACCAATGTCGTGTCGGAATCCATGAAGCCGGAGCCTTCACCCCAAGTGAAGGCATGGCTCGACCAGCAGATCGCGGAAACGCTCTATCTGTCGAGCGTGACAATTGCCGAGTTGATGTTCGGCATTGGCGCGCTTCCGAGCGGACGGCGCAAGGACCGGCTGACTTCCGCGCTCAATGGAGTCTTGGAGCTGTTCGGAACCAGAATCCTGTCTTTCGATACCAGCTCTGCCCGTCACTATGCTGAGCTCGCCGTCAAGGCCCGCGCCGCCGGCAAGGGGTTTCCGACGCCCGGTGGTTATATCGCAGCGATTGCCGCCAGCCATAGATTCACCGTTGCATCCCGCGATAGGAGCGCATTCACGGCTGCGGGTCTTGCGGTCGTCGATCCCTGGACCGTCGCGTCCTGA
- the recF gene encoding DNA replication/repair protein RecF (All proteins in this family for which functions are known are DNA-binding proteins that assist the filamentation of RecA onto DNA for the initiation of recombination or recombinational repair.) has protein sequence MTPSRINRLALTHFRSYRAASVSVQADMVALVGANGAGKTNCLEAISFFAPGRGLRRATLEDVADNQGDGSWAVSAEVEGALGLTTFGTGIEPPRSDASTIRRCRIDREPVGSAAAFGDHIRMVWLTPAMDGLFMGAASERRRFFDRLVLAIDSEHSSRVSALERSLRSRNRLLEVRNFDDHWCDAIERETAELAVAVAASRGQTALKLAAMLRQRGAASAFPSAEIALDGWMENALLTEPALAVEDRYRAMLRDNRARDAAAGRTLDGPHLTDLHVIYAPKNMPARDASTGEQKALLIGLILAHATLVAETTGIVPMLLLDEIVAHLDPGRRTALFAELGTLGAQVWLTGADPAAFAELRELGEIFDVEAGRISARR, from the coding sequence ATGACCCCATCCCGCATCAATCGCCTCGCGCTGACGCATTTTCGCAGCTATCGCGCTGCGAGCGTCAGCGTGCAGGCGGACATGGTGGCGCTGGTGGGGGCCAACGGCGCCGGCAAGACCAATTGCCTGGAGGCCATCTCGTTCTTCGCGCCCGGCCGCGGCCTGCGCCGCGCCACATTGGAGGACGTCGCCGACAATCAGGGCGACGGCTCCTGGGCGGTCTCCGCGGAGGTCGAGGGCGCGTTGGGGCTGACGACCTTCGGCACCGGCATCGAGCCGCCGCGCAGCGATGCCAGCACCATCAGACGCTGCCGCATCGATCGCGAGCCGGTCGGCTCGGCGGCCGCGTTCGGCGACCACATCCGCATGGTGTGGCTGACACCGGCGATGGACGGCCTGTTCATGGGCGCGGCCTCCGAGCGGCGGCGCTTCTTCGACCGCCTGGTGCTGGCGATCGACAGCGAGCATTCGAGCCGCGTCTCGGCGCTGGAGCGGTCCTTGCGCTCGCGCAACCGGCTGCTCGAGGTGCGCAATTTCGACGACCATTGGTGTGATGCGATCGAGCGGGAGACCGCCGAGCTCGCAGTCGCCGTGGCTGCAAGCCGCGGCCAGACCGCGCTCAAGCTCGCTGCGATGCTGCGCCAGCGCGGCGCCGCCTCCGCCTTTCCTTCCGCCGAGATCGCGCTCGACGGCTGGATGGAGAATGCGCTGCTGACGGAGCCTGCGCTCGCCGTCGAGGATCGCTACCGCGCGATGCTGCGCGACAATCGCGCACGCGATGCCGCGGCGGGGCGCACGCTCGATGGTCCGCATCTCACCGATCTCCACGTCATCTACGCGCCGAAGAACATGCCGGCGCGCGACGCCTCGACCGGCGAGCAGAAGGCGCTGCTGATCGGCCTCATCCTCGCGCATGCGACGCTGGTCGCCGAGACCACCGGCATCGTGCCGATGCTGCTGCTCGATGAGATCGTCGCCCATCTCGACCCCGGCCGCCGCACTGCGTTGTTTGCCGAGCTGGGCACGCTCGGTGCCCAGGTATGGCTGACCGGTGCCGATCCCGCGGCGTTTGCCGAGCTGCGCGAGCTCGGCGAGATCTTCGACGTCGAGGCGGGACGTATCAGCGCGCGTCGGTAA